A window from Thiosulfatimonas sediminis encodes these proteins:
- the queG gene encoding tRNA epoxyqueuosine(34) reductase QueG, whose product MSDLDETQLANLASQIKDWGQTLGFSDVGISDCDLSQYEPDFFDWLEQGRHGTLDYMQRHGTLRTRPAELVPGTVRIISVRINYFDANAYNALQQLHQPEKAYISRYALGKDYHKVLRKRLQKLAKKIAEYAPQLQFRAFTDSAPVLEQAIAAKAGLGFIGKNSLIIHPRAGSWFFLGELYINLPLPVDTTPLPSGCGPCTACLDECPTQAILPNNQIDARRCISYLTIEYDGVIEEALRPLIGNRIYGCDDCQLVCPWNRFAAYSQEGDFTHRHLLDKISLLELFNWDEHTFLNNFEGSPIRRIGYAKWTRNLAIALGNLNQKTTPKSTLTQALNAVNTKINTLGAMVDAHLNWAQQRLNEQLQTTDAQSALTNIGIEVLAPQDIQPFKVRKYHYPKNRGK is encoded by the coding sequence ATGTCGGATTTAGACGAAACACAACTCGCAAATCTAGCCAGCCAGATTAAAGACTGGGGGCAGACGCTGGGGTTTTCCGACGTTGGCATCAGCGACTGTGACCTAAGCCAGTACGAACCCGATTTCTTTGACTGGCTCGAGCAAGGCAGACATGGCACATTAGACTATATGCAGCGCCATGGAACCTTGCGGACTCGCCCAGCAGAACTCGTGCCCGGTACAGTGCGCATTATCTCCGTGCGCATAAACTATTTTGACGCTAACGCCTACAACGCCCTACAGCAGCTACATCAACCCGAGAAAGCTTATATATCGCGTTATGCACTCGGCAAAGACTACCATAAAGTATTACGCAAACGACTGCAAAAACTAGCGAAAAAAATTGCCGAATATGCGCCGCAACTGCAATTTCGAGCCTTTACCGACAGCGCCCCTGTCTTGGAGCAAGCCATTGCAGCTAAAGCCGGACTTGGATTTATCGGCAAAAACAGTTTAATTATTCACCCACGCGCCGGTTCTTGGTTTTTTCTTGGCGAGCTATACATCAATCTTCCTCTACCGGTTGACACCACGCCCTTGCCTTCAGGATGCGGTCCTTGCACCGCATGTTTAGATGAGTGCCCAACCCAAGCAATTTTGCCAAACAACCAAATCGATGCACGCCGTTGCATCTCCTATCTGACGATCGAATACGATGGCGTGATAGAAGAGGCGCTGCGTCCATTAATCGGCAACCGCATTTATGGCTGTGATGACTGTCAACTGGTCTGCCCGTGGAATCGCTTTGCCGCTTATAGCCAGGAGGGAGATTTTACCCATCGTCATCTTCTTGACAAAATTTCACTACTGGAATTGTTCAACTGGGATGAACATACTTTTTTAAACAACTTTGAAGGCTCACCAATCCGACGCATCGGTTACGCCAAGTGGACACGTAATTTAGCGATTGCGTTAGGGAACCTTAACCAAAAAACCACCCCCAAAAGCACTTTGACACAAGCACTGAATGCCGTTAATACCAAAATCAACACACTCGGCGCTATGGTTGATGCGCATTTGAATTGGGCGCAACAGCGACTTAACGAACAACTTCAAACAACCGATGCACAAAGTGCTTTAACAAACATTGGCATTGAAGTACTTGCTCCACAAGACATTCAACCCTTTAAAGTCCGAAAATACCACTATCCGAAAAATCGCGGTAAATAA
- the tsaE gene encoding tRNA (adenosine(37)-N6)-threonylcarbamoyltransferase complex ATPase subunit type 1 TsaE: MENSLQFFLADESASQSLAQGLATQLEKALSENRLQSGLVIYLKGNLGAGKSYLSRAFIQHFLPDQKVKSPTYTLVESYPVDVSQRPLVIHHFDLYRLCDPEELEYLAIRDLLQGRFIALVEWPQNGYPVLPAADMVIELAYLEKGRHATVQLSSLAAQMAFQGFRFP; the protein is encoded by the coding sequence TTGGAAAATTCATTGCAGTTTTTCTTGGCAGATGAGTCGGCCAGTCAATCTTTGGCGCAGGGCCTGGCAACGCAGCTGGAAAAAGCCCTAAGTGAAAATCGGCTACAGAGCGGTTTGGTTATCTATTTAAAGGGAAATTTAGGCGCTGGAAAATCGTATTTATCGCGCGCTTTTATTCAGCATTTTTTGCCGGATCAAAAGGTGAAAAGCCCGACCTATACCTTGGTAGAGTCTTATCCAGTGGATGTTTCGCAGAGACCGTTAGTCATTCACCATTTTGATTTGTATCGCTTGTGTGATCCGGAGGAGTTGGAATATTTGGCCATTCGCGATCTGTTGCAAGGGCGGTTTATTGCCTTAGTTGAGTGGCCGCAAAATGGTTATCCTGTGCTACCCGCAGCGGACATGGTGATTGAATTAGCGTATTTAGAGAAGGGCCGACACGCGACAGTTCAATTGTCTAGCTTAGCTGCTCAAATGGCTTTTCAAGGTTTTCGCTTTCCTTAA